From one Cynocephalus volans isolate mCynVol1 chromosome X, mCynVol1.pri, whole genome shotgun sequence genomic stretch:
- the G6PD gene encoding glucose-6-phosphate 1-dehydrogenase isoform X3 encodes MAEQVALSRTQVCGILREELYQGDDFHQSDTHIFIIMGASGDLAKKKIYPTIWWLFRDGLLPEDTFIVGYARSRLTVADIRKQSEPFFRATPEEKSKLEEFFARNSYVAGQYDDAASYQHLNSHMNTLHQGSQANRLFYLALPPTVYEAVTKNIHENCMSQIGWNRIIVEKPFGRDLQSSDQLSNHISSLFREDQIYRIDHYLGKEMVQNLMVLRFANRIFGPIWNRDNIACVILTFKEPFGTEGRGGYFDGFGIIRDVMQNHLLQMLCLVAMEKPASTNSDDVRDEKVKVLKCISEVQANNVVLGQYVGNPSGKGEATKGYLDDPTVPRGSTTATFAAVVLYVENERWDGVPFILRCGKALNERKAEVRLQFHDVAGDIFQQQCKRNELVIRVQPNEAVYTKMMTKKPGMFFNPEESELDLTYGNRYKNVKLPDAYERLILDVFCGSQMHFVRSDELREAWRIFTPLLHRIEHEKPRPIPYVYGSRGPTEADELMKRVGFQYEGTYKWVNPHKL; translated from the exons GGCGACCTGGCCAAGAAGAAGATCTACCCCACCATCTG GTGGCTGTTCCGGGATGGCCTTCTCCCTGAGGACACCTTCATCGTGGGCTATGCCCGCTCCCGCCTCACGGTAGCCGACATCCGCAAGCAGAGTGAGCCTTTCTTCAGA GCCACCCCAGAGGAGAAGTCCAAGCTGGAGGAGTTCTTTGCCCGCAACTCGTACGTGGCTGGCCAGTACGATGATGCAGCCTCCTATCAGCACCTTAACAGCCACATGAACACCCTTCACCAGGGGTCGCAGGCCAACCGCCTCTTCTACCTGGCCTTGCCTCCCACCGTCTATGAGGCTGTCACCAAGAACATCCACGAGAACTGCATGAGCCAGAT AGGTTGGAACCGCATCATCGTGGAGAAGCCCTTCGGGAGGGACCTGCAGAGCTCTGACCAGCTGTCCAACCACATCTCCTCCCTGTTTCGTGAGGACCAGATCTACCGCATCGACCACTACCTGGGCAAAGAGATGGTCCAGAACCTTATGGTGCTGAG ATTTGCCAATAGGATCTTTGGCCCTATCTGGAACCGGGACAACATTGCCTGTGTGATCCTCACCTTCAAGGAGCCCTTCGGCACTGAGGGCCGCGGTGGCTACTTCGATGGGTTTGGTATCATCCG GGACGTGATGCAGAACCACCTCCTGCAGATGCTCTGTCTGGTGGCCATGGAGAAGCCCGCCTCCACCAACTCGGACGACGTCCGTGATGAGAAG GTCAAGGTGTTGAAGTGTATCTCAGAGGTGCAGGCTAACAACGTGGTCCTGGGCCAGTACGTGGGGAACCCCAGCGGGAAGGGCGAGGCCACCAAAGGGTACTTGGATGACCCCACAGTGCCCCGCGGGTCCACCACTGCCACCTTTGCGGCTGTCGTCCTCTATGTGGAAAACGAGAGGTGGGACG GGGTGCCCTTCATCCTGCGCTGTGGCAAAGCCCTGAATGAGCGCAAGGCTGAGGTGCGGCTGCAGTTCCACGACGTGGCCGGCGACATCTTCCAGCAGCAGTGCAAGCGCAACGAGCTGGTGATCCGTGTGCAGCCTAACGAGGCAGTGTACACCAAGATGATGACCAAGAAGCCTGGCATGTTCTTCAACCCCGAGGAGTCAGAGCTGGACCTGACCTACGGCAACAGATACAAG AACGTGAAGCTCCCTGATGCGTACGAGCGCCTCATCCTGGACGTCTTCTGCGGGAGCCAGATGCACTTCGTGCGCAG CGATGAGCTCCGGGAGGCCTGGCGGATCTTCACGCCGCTGCTGCACAGGATCGAGCACGAGAAGCCCCGGCCCATCCCCTACGTGTATGGCAG CCGAGGCCCCACGGAGGCAGACGAGCTGATGAAGAGAGTGGGTTTCCAGTACGAGGGCACCTACAAGTGGGTGAACCCGCACAAGCTCTGA